Part of the Listeria innocua genome is shown below.
CAATCAAAGAAAAAATTCTCAGCGGAAAGCTTCATGTTGGTCAACATATTTCAGAAGCGGGTATTGCAAAAGAATTATCTATTAGTCGAACTCCTGTCAGAAAAGCAATTGCGGTTTTAGTATCCGAAGAATTAATCGAATACGAACTGAACCGGGGGGCTATTGTTATCGAAAGTAGCATGAGCGCTGGACGTTTTATCGAACTCCTTGAAATGGCAGAAATTCTCGTCGTGCAAACAATTGAAAAATGTAAAAGTAAAAATTTAACTTATAAACCAGAACAAGGCAATGAATTACTAAAAGAGATGAGAATCATTCAAAAAGAAGAAAATGTCGATGCTTATCTATCTTTGCTGAGTAAATGGCTGTTACAATTTGTCGCGCAACTAGCTAACAGTTATGCAGAAGATATTGTAAGGAAAATGAAGCGTGATTTCTTTAATAAAGCACAAAAAGATATTAAAATAATACCAGTGCTTTTGGAAGAAGAAACGATGGATACATTAGAACAACTAACTTTTTATATGGTAGAAAAGAAATATGACTTAGCAAAAGAGGTAATGCAAAAATTAGTGAATTTGTATATTATCCGTACATTTAGATAGTATTTCTAAAATGATTTGCTTAAATACAGGAGGTGCTTTTGATGCGGAAAGTATACGAAATATTTGTTTTAGACTGGCGCCGTCTCTTTAAAGCGCCTTTAGCTTTATTATTAGTTATTGCATTAATTATTTTGCCATCATTATATGCATGGTTTAATATTGAGGCACTTTGGGATCCTTATTCCAATACATCAGGAATCAAAGTAGCTGTTTCAATTGATGATGAAGGCGCAGAAGTAGACGTACCGGGAAAAAAGCCTCAACAAGTGAACGTTGGGGATCAGCTTAAGAAAACCCTTGAGAAAAATAAAAAACTTGGTTGGACTTTTGTTAGTGAAGAAGAAGCGAAAAAAGGCGTAAAAAGCGGAAAATATTATGCTTCGATTCATATTCCGAAAAATTTCTCAGAGGATATGGTTTCGGTTGTAAGTGATAACGTCAAAAAACCAACAATTGATTACTCGGTTAATGAAAAAATCAATGCTATCGCGCCAAAAATGACAGAAAGCGGAGCAACAACTATTGTAAATCAAATTAGTTCCGAGTTTGTGGGCACGGTGAGTAAGGCTGTTTTAGAAGAGTTTAATAAAGCAGGAATTGATCTTGAAAACGAGTTACCGACAATTAGACGTTTAAAAACCAAAGTATTCCAAGTACAAGATGCTTTACCAGAACTTAAAAAAATGGGTGCTGAGGCCGTCAAAATTGAAGCCAAATTACCTGAACTAAAAACGAAAGCAAATCAGGTTGTCGAACTAAATGAAAAAATCCCAGAACTAAATAAAGCGACAGAAAACGTTTTATTAGTAGAAGAACAGCTACCAAAAATCGATCAACTTGGTCAAGATATTCTTGTGCTCCAAAAGAAAATCCCAGAAATCAAACAAATCGCGCAGTCAGTAAAAGAAGTAGATGAAAACTTCGGAACGATCAAAAAAACAGTCAATGACGCGGTGAATGAATCTGGTAAGGCGCTTGATGTGATTGATACAGCGACAGCAGCGATTCCAACAGTTGAAAAAATCGCCCAAAATGGTAGTGGATATGTCGATAAAGTATCCGATTTTGCAGACGAAATTAATAAGTCATTTGATACGTTAGCACCTGCTATTAAACAAAACTTAACGCTAATGAAGCAAATGGCAGATAATATTTACCAAGTAACTGAAGCAATCAAAAATGGTTCTATCAACTCTGAACAGGCGATTTCCGAACTGAAGAAAATGGAAAACGATATTGATTCCTTACAACAAATGATTACAAAACAAACTGCAACTTTGGAAAGCTTAAATGAAACTTTACCGAATAAGCCGTTTACCGATTTAATTGCAAACTTAAAAACGATTAATAGCCAACTAGGCGCACAAAAGCAAACAATCACAAAAGTACGCACAGCACTAGAAAATGGTGAACAACCAGCTGAGGAACTTTTAAATCAATTGAATGAACAAGCCAAAAATGTTAGCGCAAAATTAGACCAAATTTTAGCAAACTATGATTCGGAAATTGTTCCAGCAATCAAAACCGGCTTAAATCAAATTCAAGGAGACTTAAAAGACAGCCAAAAATTACTACAAAACTTGCAAGCAAAAATCCCAGAAATCACTCAAGTATTGAAAGATTCCAGAGAAACACTGCAAACTGGGCAAACGTATTTAAAAGAATTTCAAGAGCGACTGCCAGAAATCCAGAAAACTTTGGATGAAGCAACTAAGGTTATCAATACGAAACTAGATACAATTATCGCAGGTATTAACGAAGCAGCTGATTTTTATCAAAATGATTATCCAAACGTAAAAGCTAATATCAAAAAAGCAGCCAACTTCATTCGCGATGATTTACCAGGACTCGAAAAAGAAATAAATCAAGCATCCAATCTGATCCAAGAAAAAATGCCAGAGTTCGAAAAAGCCGTTAAAATCGCAGCAAATCTTTCCAGAGAAGAACTGCCAGAATTTGAAAAAGCAATTAATAATGCCGCCAATAAAATTACCGATTTCGATAAAAATTACGATTTGCAAAGTATTATTAAAATGCTAAGAAATGATGCCGATAAAGATAGTTCCTTTATTGCGAACCCGGTTAATTTAAAAGAAACAAGTTACTACCCGATTCCAAACTACGGCTCGGCAAGCTCGCCATTTTATACAGCACTTTGTTTATGGGTTGGGGCGCTCTTGCTTATCTCATTACTACGTGTTGATGTAGAGGTGCCAGCGGGGATTTTCAGCCATTACCATCGTTATTTTGGCCGATTATTAACGTTCTTATCCATCGGGTTAATGCAAGCACTTATTGTTACGCTCGGGAATATATTCTTGCTCGGTGTTTCCATCGCTGAACCCTTACTCCACGTGCTCTTTAGCATGTTTATCAGCGTGGTCTTTATGACGATTGTCTACACACTCGTTTCTTTATTTAATAACGTCGGAAAAGGTATTGCGATCATCTTGTTAGTACTACAAATTTCAGGAGCGGGCGGGAACTTCCCAATTCAAGTCTCACCACCATTTTTCCAAGCGATTTATCCGTTCTTGCCGTTCACTTATGCCGTTAGTTTAATCCGAGAAAGTGTAGGCGGACTCTATATGCCAACTGTTTGGATTGACATGAGTGTTCTTGCTGGATTTGCCATTTTGTTCATTGCATTAGGTTTGTTACTCAAAAAACCGCTCGACAAAGTAGTACCAAAACTATCCGAAAAAGCAAAACGAAGCAAGCTTATTCACTAAAAATATTTCTATGATATAATTACTAGCGAATAGGGGGGCAGACTTGATGGTAAATAAATATAAAACGTTGGATAAAATGGTCTATAATTTACTTCTTGAAAAGATTAAAAAAGGCGATTTAGTCCGTAATGAGCATCTCGCTGAAGAAAAACTTGCCGCTGAATTCGGAGTTAGCCGGTCCCCACTTCGAAAAGCGATTGCTACTCTTACAGCTCAAGGCATTGTGAGCTATCACGAAAATAGTGGAGCAGTTTTAAACGATGTGCTCATTGGTTCAGACCGATACGTGCAATTAATGGATACCATCGATATTTTAGTTGATGCAGCAATAGCAAAAGTAGGGCACTTCAGTTTAGTAATGGATATAGAAAAACTACACGAACGTTTACAAGAGATGGAACGATTTTCTTATTTAACGGATGTTGAAAGTTATTTTGATGCACATCATCGTTTCATTCTTTGCTTAATTAGTTTTGCTGAAAATCCATATCAAGTGAAGATTGCAAAAGATATTTTCTTTCAAATGGTTCATTTTTCGGATGGTATTAATATTTTTAAATCAGTCGAAATTAGAGAATGGACCAATAAAAAAAGCAGCCAAATATATGAGCTACTCGCACAAGATAAAACCGAAATGGCAAGGAAGACAATTAAATCAATGTTTGCTGAACTTACAATTCAAGCGTATCGTTAAAAGAGCTGTCACAAAAGTGACAGCTCTTTTTGATATAAATTAAACCCATTCTTCTCACCAGAAAACATAAATCCATAACGCAGATACATTTGATTAAGGGCTTCGTTTGTTTTGATGCAGTCTAACCGAACAAACGGAACAGACATGTTAAGTGCCAATTGTTCAGCAAAACTAATCATTTGTTTACTTAAAGAAATGCCACTAAAATCCCTTGATACCATTATTCGGTGTAAGTAATAAGCTGATTGTTCATGCCTATCACCCCATAAATCTGTATCCCAGTCACTCGGCGTTTTCCTAATAATCATTACTCCAGCTAGTTTTCCATCAGCCGCTTCAAAAAGTGCAACTTCGCTAAGCTCAATCCGTTGTTCAATATTATGAACATCAAATCCATGTAAAATATCACTCCACTGGGTCGAACCCGATTCTTTTAACCAGCGCGCAGTATTTACCATTAACTCATTTATTGCTGAACGATCATTTGGCAAAGCAAAGCGGACTAGAAATTCCAGTCCGCCAGCTGTTATTTTATTTTGGTTCATTATTGTCTTTTGGAGCCTCAGGAGCTTCTGGAGTCTCAGGAGTTTCTGGTACTTCTTTCGTTTCAGGAGCTTCTGGAACTTCTGGTGTTTCGGGTTCTATCGTTGTTTCAGGAGTTACTGGAGCTTCTGGTTCTACTTTTGTTTCAGGTGCTTTCGGAACTTCTGGTGTTTCAGGTTCTACCTTTGTTTCAGGTCCAAATCCCTCTGGATGAGTATCTTCTACAAAAGGATCAGTTTCTCTTGTACCAAATGGATCAATTTCTTCTTCTACAATAACTGTTTCTTCGGTGTAAGTTCCTTCGCTTGCTGCATATAAATCATCATAGAATACAGCGATAGAAGTGATTAGATACGGATAAACATAAAGTGAAATACCAAGTGTAAGTAACCAAGAAGCTAGTATTAATACCAGTCCACCAAATGTAGCTCCAGCAGCAAGTGCTGTAATTACTTCAGCAGGATCAGCAGTATAAGAAGTAGTAGCCATACCACCAGCAACGATTACAGTACCTGCAATTGCTACGGCTAAAGGAATTAAATACCAAAGTAAGAATGTAAGGGAAAGACCAAATAGTCTACCTTTATGCCCGTTCATCATATGGCGGCTTTCTGTAATAGCATCAAGTGCTGAAATATTAGGATTATCGCGTAAAATAAAGAATGTTTGTGAATAGGAATATGTTTTAATAATTCCTGGTACGATTAGTAATAAGCTCCATAAGAATGTGAAAATAGAAATGAGCAAGTAAGCTAAAAACGTACGTCCAAATTGTTTAAAACCACTAAACATATAAGCAACATCTGGTTGTTCACGGCGGCTAATTGCTAAGTATACCCAAGCAACCCCCGTATAAAGTGGTCCAGTTAATAGAAATAGGGCAATCCAGCCAACAACAGGAATCCAACCAAGTACCCCTCCGCCAACGGTTTCAATTAACCATGCAAGAACAAATATCCCAATGGCAATACCCCAGTTGCCACGTAGCGACTCTTTAGCTGTCTGTTTTACTTGTGAAATAGTCATCATAATGAAAACTCCTTTTTAATTTATTTTTAAGTATAATAGCAAAAATACCTACTTTTAAAATAGCATACTTTTAGGCACTAATACAGCAATATGGAGCGGGATAAAAAAATGTTTAAAATAGGATTAATTTTCTAGCAATAGGGGAAAAGTAACGTTATATGATATGAATAATTTGGAGGTGGCGCATATGGCCCATGAGAGTTTAAGAGAATTAGAAGATCGATTAATTGAATTGCGACAACAATATCAAGAAGCGTTAAGCGAAACACGGGAGTTTGAAGACCCGCAACTTCAAAATGGACCAATTAATGCTGCTGAAGTAAGATTAAGTGCATTACGTCACGAAATCGCTGAAGTAGAGAAGAAAATTAAAAAAGTAGAAGGCAATACCAAATAAGGAAAAGACGTCCTTTTGCTAATGTCATGTTAGCGAAAGGGCGTTTCTTTTACGTAGGTTTGGAGGTATAACAATGAAGCCAATTTTTGCTGTAGGAGATGTGCACGGGGAAATTACGCTTTTAGATGAGTTGTTAGAAAACTGGAATAAAGAGCAAGAACGGCTTTTGTTTGTAGGTGATTTAATTGATCGCGGTGAAAATCCAGCGGCGGTACTTAGGCGTGTGAAAGAGCTCGCGGACGAAACCGAAGTGATCGTCTTAAAAGGCAATCATGAGCAAATGCTGCTCGATTTTTTAGATAACCCTTCTGAAAAAATGCATTATTATTTGAGTCAAGGTGGGATGGAAACAATCCAATCTCTAATCGCTGACTCATTAGATAAAAAAATGACGCCAGAAGGATTGGCTAAACGTGTACAGGAAGAAGCTTCTGAACTCATTGATTTCATTCGCCATTTGCCACTTTATTATGAAGAAGGTAAATATGTATTTGTCCATGCGGGAGTAGATTTTTCTAAACCAAACTGGCATGATACGGAAGAACGTGATTTTTTCTGGATTCGCGAACCATTTTTATTCGGGAAAAATAAAACCGGGAAAGTCTTTATTTTTGGACATACTCCGGTGCAAAATTTACATAGCGATGGAAGTGCAAGAATATGGGTCTCTGAAGATAGAACCCGGCTTGATATTGATGGTGGCGCCGTTTTTGGCGGCGAACTTCACGGAGTCGTCGTTGAAGAAAATGTAATTACAAAAAGTTTTTCCGTAAAAAAATAAGCATCGAATGGGCTGTTTTTAAGAGCTCATTTGATGCTTTTTTATTTAATAATACGGCGCCATAAATAAGTAAACGAGTACGCCAGTTAAGCTGACATATAGCCAAATTGGCATAGTCCAACGAACGATTTTTTTGTGTTTCTCAATTTGCATTGTCCAGCCCCACACAAGTGCAAATAGCGCTAGTGGAACAACGATTGCTGCTAAGAAACTATGTGTAATTAAAATGAAAAAGTAGATTGGTCGGATAATCCCAGTTCCGCCAAACGTAGAAGTTTCTGCTGAGAGATAATGGAACGTTAAGTAAGTTACTAAGAAGAATAAAGTTGATGTAAATGCTGCTAAAATGAAGCCACGATGCATTTTAATGTTTTTCTTTTTTATAATCGCCCAAAGTGCAATAACTAAAAATACAAAGGTAAAACTATTAAAGATGGCGTTCATTCGCGGGAAGATAGTAATGTCGAAATGTACTGCTCCTTGATACCCAATCGGTGAGAAGAAGAGTAGTAAAATCACTACAACCGCAACAAATGAAATAATCATTATCGGCCAAAAATAGTTTTTGTCTGATGTCGGTTTTGTAAGTTTTTCTTTATTGTGTTCCATGAAAAAAATAGCCCCCTAAATATAAAAAATTGCTGTACTTCTTTCATTATACATGACGAACATATCGGATGCGAAAGATTGAACTTTTGAGTTATAATGGGTTAGGAAAGGGTGTTTCTAATGTCGATTATTGCGCGAGAACTAACAAAAGCGGAAGAAGCAGAAATTATCCGTTTAAAAGAAGAGGGCGAAGTGATGCTCGAAACTGACGGAACTCCAGAAGAGCGAATCGAAAAAATTGCCAAATATTTAAAAGATACCTCACCGGACTTCGATTTGGCGGAGGAACTTGGTTATATTTTAGGGTCTCTGTATGGAGAGGCTGTCCGTGAAAAGTATCAGTGGAGATGGCTGTTTATTTCTGAAAATGATGTAGAAGGATATGCAATTACATCAAAAGAACATGGTTATACATTAATGGCGCATGATTATTTTATGCAAGTAATTGTTCGAAATAAACCGGATAATAGTAAAAAGTTATTTGAATTAATGCCTGATATGACAGGGAATAAGGACGGATTCCGAGTTATTGGATGATGGGAAAAGTACGTTATTAAAATAGAAATAGATTATTAGAGAGAAAACATTCACGTGTTTTCTCTTTTTTTATCGTTTATTTTTTATTTTCTTTCAAAATTAAATAATAGTCACATTTTAGACATAATAACGAGGTGATTGTTCACTGTTTAGACACAATCGCCGGGAAACAAGTGATACTAATGGACTTCTGAGAAAAATCGCCATGTATAATGTAATTTAGATGGTTTATTTTATGATTCTGCAACTAAAAAAACTGACATCTAAAGAAGAAAGGAACGGATATATGATAAACAAACAACATTTTTATAAAGTAATTCAGGCTTTTATTGGGGTTCTTTTAATAGGGAGTGTTTTTATATGGCTTGGGTCAAATAATGATGTAAATGCTGAAGAACAGAGCATTACCGAACCTACACCAATAAACGAAATTTTTCCCGATGCTAAATTAGCAGAAGTAATGAGAAACTATCTTAGCAAGACGAATGTCACTGATACTGTTACGCAAGAAGAACTGAATAACATAACTATTGTAGGTGCAACTTCAACTGGGATTGAGTCGCTTGAGGGAATACAATATCTGCCAAATGTGACGACTTTTAACTTTAACGGAGAAAAAATACAGGATATTAGCTTTTTATCAAATTCTACAAAGTTAGAGAATCTGGACCTGTCAGGGAATCCAATAAAAGATTTTAGTCCGATTGCAAACCTAACAAAATTGCACACTCTTAATTTAATGAATTGTGAGATAAGCGACATTAGTTTTATCACAAATTTAACCGAGTTGAAAAGCCTTTATCTTAGTAACAATCGCATAACTAACATAAGCCCATTAGCTAATTTAACTAAATTAGACTATTTAATTATTGAAAATAACCAAATTACTGATTTAACTCCGCTTAAAAATATGAAAAACCTCAATAATTTAGTTATAAGTGGAAATCAGATAAATGACATCACAACAATTGCTGAATTAACGAGTTTGCAGAATTTATCTATTAGTGACAATCAAATTGTGGATATTAGCCCATTAGCTAATTTAAACAACCTAAATTCTTTAGCTATCCATAAGAATAATATTGTTGATACAAGTCCATTGGCTAATTTGACGCAATTAAAGTTTATAAACATACGAGATAATCAGATAGATGATATTACCGGATTAACTAATCTAACTAATTTAACCAATCTACATTTAGGTGGAAATGAAATATCAGATCTAACGCCACTTGCGAATTTGACTAATTTAAACCTTTTGGATTTAACTAATAACCAAATAAGTGAGGTTATACCTTTAGCTAATTTAACGAATCTATCCAATCTTTGGTTAAATGGAAACAATATAATCGATATTAGTCCATTGAAAGATTTAAAGGGTTTAAAAAATTTAAGTTTGTCTGATCAGCGAATACAGAAAAATCCTGAGTTGTTTAAAACCAATTTTACCTTAACTAACAATATAAAAGATTTAGACGGCGGATTAGTTGAGATAACGGATATTAGTCATAATGGGACCTACGATAACCCGATTGTTACTTGGGAGTTGCCTAGATATGTAAATGAAATTAGTTATAAATATACACAACATGTGCAGATTGGTAATTCTAAGACGGATTACGATGTGACGGTTACACAGCCACTTATATTACCATCGCATACTGTGAACTTTATAGTAGACGATGTTTTAAAAACAAGTTTAGAAGTAAAGGAAGAAGCGTTGATTACACAACCAGCCGCACCGAAAAAAGCAGGATACACATTTACTGGATGGTATGACGCGAAAACAGGCGGAAACAAATGGGATTTTGAAACAGCTGAAATGCCGAGAAATGATATGACTTTATATGCGC
Proteins encoded:
- a CDS encoding GntR family transcriptional regulator; protein product: MEKQTYEKLAYYTIKEKILSGKLHVGQHISEAGIAKELSISRTPVRKAIAVLVSEELIEYELNRGAIVIESSMSAGRFIELLEMAEILVVQTIEKCKSKNLTYKPEQGNELLKEMRIIQKEENVDAYLSLLSKWLLQFVAQLANSYAEDIVRKMKRDFFNKAQKDIKIIPVLLEEETMDTLEQLTFYMVEKKYDLAKEVMQKLVNLYIIRTFR
- a CDS encoding YhgE/Pip domain-containing protein, which codes for MRKVYEIFVLDWRRLFKAPLALLLVIALIILPSLYAWFNIEALWDPYSNTSGIKVAVSIDDEGAEVDVPGKKPQQVNVGDQLKKTLEKNKKLGWTFVSEEEAKKGVKSGKYYASIHIPKNFSEDMVSVVSDNVKKPTIDYSVNEKINAIAPKMTESGATTIVNQISSEFVGTVSKAVLEEFNKAGIDLENELPTIRRLKTKVFQVQDALPELKKMGAEAVKIEAKLPELKTKANQVVELNEKIPELNKATENVLLVEEQLPKIDQLGQDILVLQKKIPEIKQIAQSVKEVDENFGTIKKTVNDAVNESGKALDVIDTATAAIPTVEKIAQNGSGYVDKVSDFADEINKSFDTLAPAIKQNLTLMKQMADNIYQVTEAIKNGSINSEQAISELKKMENDIDSLQQMITKQTATLESLNETLPNKPFTDLIANLKTINSQLGAQKQTITKVRTALENGEQPAEELLNQLNEQAKNVSAKLDQILANYDSEIVPAIKTGLNQIQGDLKDSQKLLQNLQAKIPEITQVLKDSRETLQTGQTYLKEFQERLPEIQKTLDEATKVINTKLDTIIAGINEAADFYQNDYPNVKANIKKAANFIRDDLPGLEKEINQASNLIQEKMPEFEKAVKIAANLSREELPEFEKAINNAANKITDFDKNYDLQSIIKMLRNDADKDSSFIANPVNLKETSYYPIPNYGSASSPFYTALCLWVGALLLISLLRVDVEVPAGIFSHYHRYFGRLLTFLSIGLMQALIVTLGNIFLLGVSIAEPLLHVLFSMFISVVFMTIVYTLVSLFNNVGKGIAIILLVLQISGAGGNFPIQVSPPFFQAIYPFLPFTYAVSLIRESVGGLYMPTVWIDMSVLAGFAILFIALGLLLKKPLDKVVPKLSEKAKRSKLIH
- a CDS encoding GntR family transcriptional regulator, translated to MVNKYKTLDKMVYNLLLEKIKKGDLVRNEHLAEEKLAAEFGVSRSPLRKAIATLTAQGIVSYHENSGAVLNDVLIGSDRYVQLMDTIDILVDAAIAKVGHFSLVMDIEKLHERLQEMERFSYLTDVESYFDAHHRFILCLISFAENPYQVKIAKDIFFQMVHFSDGINIFKSVEIREWTNKKSSQIYELLAQDKTEMARKTIKSMFAELTIQAYR
- a CDS encoding GNAT family N-acetyltransferase, translating into MNQNKITAGGLEFLVRFALPNDRSAINELMVNTARWLKESGSTQWSDILHGFDVHNIEQRIELSEVALFEAADGKLAGVMIIRKTPSDWDTDLWGDRHEQSAYYLHRIMVSRDFSGISLSKQMISFAEQLALNMSVPFVRLDCIKTNEALNQMYLRYGFMFSGEKNGFNLYQKELSLL
- a CDS encoding DUF975 family protein, yielding MTISQVKQTAKESLRGNWGIAIGIFVLAWLIETVGGGVLGWIPVVGWIALFLLTGPLYTGVAWVYLAISRREQPDVAYMFSGFKQFGRTFLAYLLISIFTFLWSLLLIVPGIIKTYSYSQTFFILRDNPNISALDAITESRHMMNGHKGRLFGLSLTFLLWYLIPLAVAIAGTVIVAGGMATTSYTADPAEVITALAAGATFGGLVLILASWLLTLGISLYVYPYLITSIAVFYDDLYAASEGTYTEETVIVEEEIDPFGTRETDPFVEDTHPEGFGPETKVEPETPEVPKAPETKVEPEAPVTPETTIEPETPEVPEAPETKEVPETPETPEAPEAPKDNNEPK
- a CDS encoding Lmo0654 family protein encodes the protein MAHESLRELEDRLIELRQQYQEALSETREFEDPQLQNGPINAAEVRLSALRHEIAEVEKKIKKVEGNTK
- a CDS encoding metallophosphoesterase family protein, encoding MKPIFAVGDVHGEITLLDELLENWNKEQERLLFVGDLIDRGENPAAVLRRVKELADETEVIVLKGNHEQMLLDFLDNPSEKMHYYLSQGGMETIQSLIADSLDKKMTPEGLAKRVQEEASELIDFIRHLPLYYEEGKYVFVHAGVDFSKPNWHDTEERDFFWIREPFLFGKNKTGKVFIFGHTPVQNLHSDGSARIWVSEDRTRLDIDGGAVFGGELHGVVVEENVITKSFSVKK
- a CDS encoding DUF420 domain-containing protein; translated protein: MEHNKEKLTKPTSDKNYFWPIMIISFVAVVVILLLFFSPIGYQGAVHFDITIFPRMNAIFNSFTFVFLVIALWAIIKKKNIKMHRGFILAAFTSTLFFLVTYLTFHYLSAETSTFGGTGIIRPIYFFILITHSFLAAIVVPLALFALVWGWTMQIEKHKKIVRWTMPIWLYVSLTGVLVYLFMAPYY
- a CDS encoding leucine-rich repeat domain-containing protein is translated as MILQLKKLTSKEERNGYMINKQHFYKVIQAFIGVLLIGSVFIWLGSNNDVNAEEQSITEPTPINEIFPDAKLAEVMRNYLSKTNVTDTVTQEELNNITIVGATSTGIESLEGIQYLPNVTTFNFNGEKIQDISFLSNSTKLENLDLSGNPIKDFSPIANLTKLHTLNLMNCEISDISFITNLTELKSLYLSNNRITNISPLANLTKLDYLIIENNQITDLTPLKNMKNLNNLVISGNQINDITTIAELTSLQNLSISDNQIVDISPLANLNNLNSLAIHKNNIVDTSPLANLTQLKFINIRDNQIDDITGLTNLTNLTNLHLGGNEISDLTPLANLTNLNLLDLTNNQISEVIPLANLTNLSNLWLNGNNIIDISPLKDLKGLKNLSLSDQRIQKNPELFKTNFTLTNNIKDLDGGLVEITDISHNGTYDNPIVTWELPRYVNEISYKYTQHVQIGNSKTDYDVTVTQPLILPSHTVNFIVDDVLKTSLEVKEEALITQPAAPKKAGYTFTGWYDAKTGGNKWDFETAEMPRNDMTLYAQFSENEVIPVDEDVDLIVEESGPVQESNDDVPPVTEPTKNIVMLPKTGDSNNMLFVGLGLLLFGTGVVISKKLR